A genomic window from Solanum dulcamara chromosome 11, daSolDulc1.2, whole genome shotgun sequence includes:
- the LOC129873954 gene encoding probable aquaporin NIP-type, giving the protein MAANIDGIQEKEISQMEEGINICMPQSNTSSIGFCSSPSVVVVAQKLIAEAIGMYFIIFAGCGSVAVNKLYDENITFPGICITWGLIVMVMVYSVGHVSGGHFNPAITVTFTIFRRFSWKLAPLYIIAQLTGSILASGTLTLLLDVTSKSYFGTIPAGSNAQSLAIEIIISFLLMFVVSGVSTDDRAIGQLGGLAVGMTITLNVFVAGPISGASMNPARSIGPAIVKQVYKGLWVYIVGPLIGTVAGAFVYNLIRFTDKPLLQLVKTGPFLRN; this is encoded by the exons ATGGCAGCAAATATTGATGGTATCCAAGAAAAAGAAATCTCCCAAATGGAAGAAGGCATCAATATTTGTATGCCCCAATCAAACACTAGTAGCATAGGATTTTGTTCATCACCTtccgttgttgttgttgcacaAAAG TTGATTGCGGAGGCCATTGGCATGTACTTTATTATATTTGCGGGATGTGGTTCAGTTGCAGTGAATAAgttatatgatgaaaatataacGTTTCCAGGAATATGCATTACGTGGGGTCTAATTGTAATGGTCATGGTTTATTCTGTGGGACACGTATCAGGTGGTCATTTTAATCCTGCTATCACCGTCACTTTCACTATTTTTCGTCGATTTTCATGGAAACTA GCACCTTTGTACATAATAGCTCAATTAACGGGGTCGATCCTAGCAAGTGGCACATTAACACTATTGTTAGACGTGACTTCAAAATCTTATTTTGGTACAATTCCAGCTGGATCGAATGCCCAATCTTTGGCTATTGAAATCATCATTTCCTTCCTTCTGATGTTTGTTGTTTCCGGAGTTTCTACAGATGATAGAGCG ATAGGACAACTTGGTGGATTGGCAGTTGGAATGACAATAACCTTAAACGTCTTTGTTGCCGG GCCAATTTCAGGAGCATCAATGAACCCAGCAAGGAGCATTGGTCCAGCTATAGTTAAGCAAGTCTATAAAGGTCTTTGGGTGTATATTGTTGGGCCACTCATAGGAACTGTGGCTGGAGCATTTGTGTACAATTTAATTAGATTTACGGACAAACCACTTCTTCAACTAGTTAAAACTGGACCCTTTCTTCGAAATTAA